The DNA window CTACCCGTTCGACATCCCGGCGGTGCGCGACCTCGAGACCCTCGACCTCGACCCGGGGGTGACGTTCTTCATCGGCGAGAACGGGAGCGGCAAGTCCACGCTCCTCGAGGCCATCGCGATCATCCTCGGCCTCAACCCCGAGGGCGGCAGCCAGAACTTCACGCTCGCCGATCGGCCCAGCGAGTCCGAGCTGCATCGCTACCTGACGCCCATCCGCTCGCATCGGCGGCCGCGGCGGCGCTTCTTCCTGCGCGCGGAGAGCCTCTTCAACGTGGCCAGCGAGGCGGAGCGCATCAACGCCCCGGGGTGGCCACGGCTCCACGAGCGCTCGCATGGCGAGGCCTTCCTCTGGCTCCTCCGCGATCGCTTCCTGCCCGGCGG is part of the Sandaracinaceae bacterium genome and encodes:
- a CDS encoding AAA family ATPase; the protein is YPFDIPAVRDLETLDLDPGVTFFIGENGSGKSTLLEAIAIILGLNPEGGSQNFTLADRPSESELHRYLTPIRSHRRPRRRFFLRAESLFNVASEAERINAPGWPRLHERSHGEAFLWLLRDRFLPGGLYLLDEPEAALSPKRQLAMLTRMHDLVEGGSQLLIATHSPILMAYPGACIYGLDEDGLERVRYEDTEHVQITRDFLEQPARFLKHLLDDGSGR